The Desmonostoc muscorum LEGE 12446 genome includes a region encoding these proteins:
- a CDS encoding beta strand repeat-containing protein: MANPVLNLSELNGSNGFVINGIDARDYSGGGSSAGDINGDGFDDLIIGAVRADPNGQNSAGESYVVFGSSSGFGAQFNLSSLNGSNGFVINGIDEDDFSGYSVSSAGDINGDGIDDLIIGASGADPNGQYDAGESYVVFGSSSGFDAQFNLSSLNGSNGFVINGIDEDDGSGISVSSAGDINGDGIDDLIIGAGDADPNGQNSAGESYVVFGSSSGFGAQFNLSSLNGSNGFVINGIDRFDFSGISVSSAGDINGDSFDDLIIGAYRASPNGQNNAGSSYVVFGSNSGFGASFNLSSLNGSNGFVINGIDADDRSGSSVSSAGDINGDGFDDLIIGEFHYEFYDRAVAGKSYVVFGSSSGFSAQLNLLSLNGSNGFVINGINDGDYSGRSVSSAGDINSDGFDDLIIGASRADRNSQRYVGQSYVIFGRSSGFGAGFNLSSLNGSEGFVINGIDAFDYSGGSVSNAGDINGDGFDDLIIGAVRADPNGQNSAGESYVVFGFASPTPTNKPPVAVHDTATTDEDTAVNIQFLANDSNFLTVTAINGRTVVVGTAITLSSGALLTLNADGRLTYNPNAQFESLAVGESGTDSFTYTINNGSLVNTASVNLTINGVNDAPQIISGFNLSSLNGSNGFVINGIDETDDGSGSSVSNAGDINGDGIDDLIIGAKDDSPNGQSLAGSSYVVFGSNSGFGASFNLSSLNGSNGFVINGIDADDRSGSSVSSAGDINGDGIDELIIGAYRASPNGQYAAGSSYVVFGSNSGFGASFNLSSLNGSNGFVINGIDERDGSGRSVSGAGDINGDGFDDLIIGAYGASPNGQNNAGSSYVVFGSNSGFSAQLNLSSLNGSNGFVINGIDAGDRSGRSVSSAGDINGDGFDDLIIGAVFADPNGQDRAGSSYVVFGSSSGFSAQLNLSSLNGSNGFVINGVDRFDLSGISVSGAGDINGDGFDDLIIGAASGFFDGQFFAGSSYVVFGSSSGFSAQLNLSSLNGSNGFVINTGSFVSSAGDINGDGFDDLIIGAPDAGAGSSYVVFGSSSGFSAQLNLSSLNGSNGFVINGIDAGDRSGSSVSSAGDINGDGFDDLIGIGALRVDPNGNGWFSVGSSYVVFGFQTVATTNEDTAVNILARNILRRYTDAEGNTLTISDFTNPTNGTLTLNDNATPDNPSDDFFIYTPNANFNGTDSFNFTVTDGNGGNITSTFNLNVKPVNDAPIAVNDRLTTGFNTPVTILTSTLLANDTDIDSNNLSITGVSGATNGTAVFSNNGTVGNSADDFIVFTPFNGFSGNANFNYTISDGNLSSTASVAIAVGANITGTNGNDNISGNGGNDNISGGNGNDTISGNGGNDTLVGGNGNDTFILGLGDGNDTITDFAGIRTGSNPSATVINQLDTLQFIGSGLTARNLQLTQNGSNLELTFLDATSTKVTLENFQLENLDNVPARGSRPAIGNILFDGQTSVTDSFDVFDANSTQTNLFNKNTVTFLNDLNNNVAGFYNSNDVINGQGGNDIINGNSGNDLLRGGEGDDILVGGQGNDVLVGGVGADFFAYNSNGEFTTTIFGIDTITDFNSSEGDKIVLDKTTFSAITSAVGTGFSNTNDFQITNLAGTSTATIVYNSVSGQLFYNQNGSAAGFGSGGLFATLTGAPTLIASDFLLQA; the protein is encoded by the coding sequence ATGGCTAATCCAGTTTTAAATCTATCTGAGCTTAACGGCAGCAACGGTTTTGTCATTAACGGCATTGATGCACGTGACTACTCAGGCGGTGGGAGCAGTGCCGGGGATATCAACGGCGACGGCTTCGATGACCTGATTATCGGGGCAGTTCGTGCCGACCCCAACGGTCAGAATAGTGCAGGGGAGAGCTACGTAGTCTTTGGCAGCAGCAGTGGCTTTGGTGCCCAATTCAACCTTTCCTCACTTAACGGCAGCAACGGCTTTGTGATTAACGGCATTGATGAAGATGACTTTTCAGGCTATTCTGTCAGCAGTGCCGGGGATATCAACGGCGACGGCATAGATGACCTGATTATCGGGGCAAGTGGTGCCGACCCCAACGGTCAGTATGATGCAGGGGAGAGCTACGTAGTCTTTGGCAGCAGCAGTGGCTTTGATGCCCAATTCAACCTTTCCTCTCTCAATGGCAGCAACGGCTTTGTGATTAACGGCATTGATGAAGATGACGGTTCAGGCATTTCTGTCAGCAGTGCCGGGGATATCAACGGCGACGGCATAGATGACCTGATTATTGGGGCAGGTGATGCCGACCCCAACGGTCAGAATAGTGCAGGGGAGAGCTACGTAGTCTTTGGCAGCAGCAGTGGCTTTGGTGCCCAATTCAACCTTTCCTCTCTCAATGGCAGCAACGGCTTTGTGATTAATGGCATTGATAGGTTTGACTTCTCAGGCATTTCTGTCAGCAGTGCGGGGGACATTAACGGCGACAGCTTCGATGACCTGATTATCGGGGCATACCGTGCCTCCCCCAACGGTCAGAATAATGCAGGGTCAAGCTATGTGGTGTTTGGCAGCAATAGTGGTTTTGGAGCTAGCTTCAACCTCTCGTCCCTCAACGGCAGCAACGGCTTTGTGATTAACGGCATTGATGCGGATGACCGCTCAGGTAGTTCTGTCAGCAGTGCGGGGGACATCAACGGCGATGGCTTCGATGACCTGATTATCGGGGAGTTTCATTACGAATTTTACGATCGGGCTGTGGCAGGAAAGAGCTACGTGGTGTTTGGCAGCAGCAGTGGCTTTAGTGCCCAACTCAACCTCTTGTCCCTCAATGGCAGCAACGGCTTTGTGATTAACGGTATTAATGACGGTGACTACTCAGGCCGTTCTGTCAGCAGTGCAGGGGACATCAATAGCGACGGCTTCGATGACCTGATTATTGGGGCATCCCGTGCTGACCGCAACAGTCAGCGTTATGTAGGGCAGAGCTACGTGATATTTGGCAGGAGCAGTGGCTTTGGTGCCGGGTTCAACCTCTCGTCCCTCAATGGCAGCGAGGGCTTTGTGATTAACGGCATTGATGCGTTTGACTACTCAGGTGGTTCTGTCAGCAATGCGGGGGACATCAACGGCGACGGCTTTGATGACTTGATTATCGGGGCAGTTCGTGCCGACCCCAACGGTCAGAATAGTGCAGGGGAGAGTTACGTGGTGTTTGGTTTTGCATCTCCTACACCTACTAATAAACCTCCTGTTGCAGTTCATGACACCGCTACCACCGACGAAGACACTGCTGTTAACATACAATTCTTAGCCAATGACAGCAATTTCCTAACGGTGACAGCTATTAATGGTAGGACAGTTGTTGTTGGCACTGCCATTACCCTGAGTTCTGGTGCCTTACTCACCCTTAATGCTGATGGCAGGTTGACCTACAACCCCAATGCTCAATTTGAAAGTTTGGCTGTCGGTGAAAGCGGCACTGACAGCTTTACATACACCATCAATAATGGCAGCTTGGTTAATACAGCTAGCGTCAACTTGACCATTAACGGAGTCAATGACGCACCTCAGATTATTTCAGGTTTTAACCTTTCGTCACTTAACGGCAGCAACGGCTTCGTGATTAACGGCATTGATGAGACTGACGACGGCTCAGGCAGTTCTGTCAGCAATGCGGGAGACATCAATGGCGACGGTATAGATGACTTGATTATCGGGGCAAAAGATGACTCCCCCAACGGTCAGTCTTTGGCAGGGTCAAGCTACGTGGTGTTTGGCAGCAATAGTGGTTTTGGAGCTAGCTTCAACCTCTCGTCCCTCAACGGCAGCAACGGCTTTGTGATTAACGGCATTGATGCGGATGACCGCTCAGGTAGTTCTGTCAGCAGTGCGGGGGACATCAATGGCGACGGTATAGATGAGCTGATTATCGGGGCATACCGTGCCTCCCCCAACGGTCAATATGCCGCAGGGTCAAGCTACGTGGTGTTTGGCAGCAATAGTGGCTTTGGAGCTAGCTTCAACCTCTCGTCCCTCAATGGCAGCAACGGCTTTGTGATTAACGGCATTGATGAGCGTGACGGCTCAGGCCGTTCTGTCAGCGGTGCAGGGGACATCAATGGCGACGGCTTCGACGACCTGATTATCGGGGCATATGGTGCCTCCCCCAACGGTCAGAATAATGCAGGGTCAAGCTACGTGGTGTTTGGCAGCAATAGTGGTTTTAGTGCCCAACTCAACCTCTCGTCCCTCAATGGCAGCAACGGCTTTGTGATTAACGGCATTGATGCGGGTGACCGCTCAGGCCGTTCTGTCAGCAGTGCGGGGGACATCAACGGCGACGGCTTCGATGACCTGATTATCGGGGCAGTCTTTGCCGACCCCAACGGTCAGGATAGGGCAGGATCAAGCTACGTGGTGTTTGGCAGCAGCAGTGGCTTTAGTGCCCAACTCAACCTCTCGTCCCTCAATGGCAGCAACGGCTTTGTGATTAACGGTGTTGATAGGTTTGACTTATCAGGCATTTCCGTCAGCGGTGCAGGAGACATCAATGGCGATGGCTTTGATGACCTGATTATCGGGGCAGCTAGTGGCTTCTTTGACGGTCAGTTTTTTGCAGGATCAAGCTACGTGGTGTTTGGCAGCAGCAGTGGCTTTAGTGCCCAACTCAACCTCTCGTCCCTCAATGGCAGCAATGGCTTTGTGATTAACACAGGCAGTTTTGTGAGCAGCGCGGGAGACATCAACGGCGACGGCTTCGATGACCTGATTATTGGGGCACCAGATGCCGGGGCCGGGTCAAGCTACGTGGTGTTTGGCAGCAGCAGTGGCTTTAGTGCCCAACTCAACCTCTCGTCTCTCAATGGCAGCAACGGCTTTGTAATTAACGGCATTGATGCGGGTGACCGCTCAGGCAGTTCTGTCAGCAGTGCGGGAGACATCAACGGCGACGGCTTTGATGACCTGATAGGTATTGGGGCACTTCGTGTCGACCCCAACGGTAATGGTTGGTTTAGTGTAGGGTCAAGCTACGTGGTGTTTGGCTTTCAGACTGTGGCTACCACTAACGAAGATACCGCCGTTAACATCCTTGCTCGCAATATTCTACGTAGATATACAGATGCAGAAGGCAATACCTTAACCATCAGTGACTTCACTAACCCCACTAACGGCACACTGACGCTCAACGACAACGCTACACCAGACAACCCCAGCGACGACTTCTTCATCTACACCCCCAATGCCAACTTCAACGGCACTGACAGTTTCAACTTCACTGTTACTGATGGCAATGGCGGTAACATTACTAGTACATTTAACCTCAACGTCAAGCCTGTCAACGATGCACCCATCGCCGTCAACGATCGCCTGACTACTGGTTTTAATACTCCTGTAACCATCCTCACTAGTACTCTGCTAGCTAATGATACCGATATCGATAGCAATAACCTCAGCATTACTGGCGTTAGTGGTGCAACCAACGGTACTGCTGTGTTCAGTAATAACGGCACTGTGGGCAACTCGGCAGATGATTTCATTGTCTTTACCCCATTTAATGGGTTTAGTGGCAATGCCAACTTCAACTACACCATCAGCGATGGGAACCTCAGTAGTACTGCTAGTGTTGCGATCGCAGTTGGTGCTAACATCACTGGCACTAATGGCAACGACAACATCTCTGGCAATGGCGGCAACGATAATATCTCTGGTGGCAATGGCAACGATACCATCTCTGGCAATGGCGGCAACGATACTCTTGTTGGTGGCAATGGCAATGATACTTTTATTTTGGGCCTTGGTGATGGCAATGACACCATCACCGATTTTGCTGGAATACGCACTGGCTCAAATCCATCAGCAACGGTGATTAACCAACTCGATACATTACAATTTATCGGTAGTGGTTTAACTGCCCGAAATCTGCAATTAACTCAAAATGGTAGTAACTTAGAACTCACCTTTTTAGATGCGACTTCTACGAAAGTTACCCTGGAGAACTTCCAATTAGAAAACCTGGATAATGTCCCAGCACGTGGTTCACGACCAGCTATTGGTAATATCCTGTTTGATGGACAAACCAGTGTTACTGATAGTTTTGATGTCTTCGATGCCAACTCGACTCAAACTAATCTGTTTAACAAGAATACCGTCACTTTCCTCAATGACCTTAACAATAACGTTGCGGGTTTTTACAACTCAAATGATGTAATTAATGGTCAAGGGGGTAACGACATCATTAATGGTAATAGTGGCAATGACCTCTTACGGGGCGGTGAAGGCGATGATATTCTCGTCGGTGGACAAGGCAATGATGTTCTCGTCGGTGGTGTAGGCGCTGACTTTTTCGCTTACAACAGCAAT